Proteins from a genomic interval of Ciona intestinalis chromosome 9, KH, whole genome shotgun sequence:
- the LOC101243210 gene encoding uncharacterized protein LOC101243210 isoform X1, which produces MSDLLNVSNNTTGVIATNQTARLFELVDLIKDAIHDVTLVDTLVQAEVLLQQTLQLVQSSDENTESTLSNQTSSLNKKRKLPTDTESTNDQQLKRRRSETILRNHSDEDRLQQPLDIQTTSSDSGNAIVHVIGSDSGNAIVHVIGSDSGNAIVPYVIGESIEHTMQGTSLSKVVLDIKVSDPNQELLKIGPYTITYGQLLTLESELSITEYESASAHDHHLTFGWLSDAIINSYLWQLCSSYDHVIYADTNIAEVMKHGGSVSQLWQNGNLNDKALAFIPWNPRGLHWVLLVIDIKQHKLLYLDPNQSDDNNKNKNMYKAKSVIGKSLRNKFNFSLSSIATNLCKTSQTDDFGCGVYICMYALWLTKGMNLIQPNKPHLYRRQIFNTIIRHCSLGIKNKRHL; this is translated from the coding sequence ATGTCTGATTTGCTCAATGTAAGCAATAACACAACGGGAGTGATTGCCACAAATCAAACTGCCCGCTTATTCGAGTTAGTTGACTTAATAAAAGATGCCATACATGATGTTACTTTAGTGGATACTTTAGTTCAAGCAGAGGTTTTGTTGCAGCAAACATTACAACTTGTTCAAAGTTCCGATGAGAACACTGAAAGTACTTTAAGCAACCAAACTAGTTCATTAAACAAGAAAAGAAAACTTCCAACTGACACTGAAAGTACTAATGATCAACAACTAAAACGTCGCAGGAGTGAAACTATTTTGAGAAATCATTCAGATGAAGACAGATTACAGCAACCACTTGATATTCAAACAACATCCAGTGATTCTGGGAATGCAATTGTTCATGTCATTGGTAGTGATTCTGGGAATGCAATTGTTCATGTCATTGGTAGTGATTCTGGGAATGCAATTGTTCCTTATGTCATTGGTGAAAGTATTGAACATACTATGCAAGGTACATCTCTATCAAAAGTTGTGCTGGATATTAAAGTCAGTGATCCAAACCAAGAATTATTAAAGATAGGACCTTATACAATTACATATGGACAATTGTTAACATTGGAATCAGAGTTGAGTATAACAGAATATGAATCTGCATCAGCGCATGATCATCACCTTACTTTTGGATGGTTATCTGATGCCATTATTAACAGTTACTTATGGCAGTTATgttcaagttatgatcatGTGATATATGCTGATACAAATATTGCTGAGGTTATGAAACATGGTGGGTCCGTTAGTCAGTTATGGCAAAATGGTAATTTGAATGACAAAGCTTTGGCTTTTATTCCATGGAACCCTAGAGGTTTACATTGGGTTTTACTTGTGATTGacataaaacaacacaaactttTGTATTTGGATCCAAATCAATCTgatgataataataaaaacaagaatatgTATAAAGCAAAATCTGTTATTGGAAAATCATTAAGGAACAAATTTAACTTCTCTTTGTCTTCAATTGCCACAAATTTGTGCAAAACTTCCCAGACCGATGATTTTGGCTGTGGTGTGTACATATGCATGTATGCCCTATGGTTAACAAAAGGAATGAATCTAATACAACCTAATAAACCACATTTATATCGAAGGCAAATATTCAACACTATAATTAGACATTGCTCACTtggtattaaaaacaaaagacatTTGTAA
- the LOC101243210 gene encoding uncharacterized protein LOC101243210 isoform X3: MAKANTEVIIEIFQENTKFPAAACYARNAKTAEIQNTTTESAIALKDSPPLKKVKSKQQTTVVNKWFNSHEEAKMFMWVTADSLGLKLLNCRSNKYISWKKKVYCDESNIPYFTVEKETFKLGDQVIRMH; encoded by the exons ATGGCGAAAGCAAATACAGAAGtcattattgaaatatttcaagaaaatacaaagtttCCAGCAGCAGCCTGTTATGCGAGGAATGCAAAGACTGcagaaatacaaaatactaCTACTGAAAG tGCAATTGCTTTAAAGGATTCTCCACCATTAAAGAAGGTCAAATCAAAGCAACAAACAACTGTAGTTAACAAG tgGTTTAATTCGCACGAAGAAGCCAAAATGTTTATGTGGGTTACTGCAGACTCGTTGGGATTAAAGTTGCTAAACTGTCGttcaaacaaatata TTAGttggaaaaaaaaagtatattgtGATGAATCAAACATACCATACTTTACTGTTGAGAAAGAAACGTTTAAACTGGGGGATCAAGTGATACGAATGCATTGA
- the LOC100185158 gene encoding uncharacterized protein LOC100185158 isoform X2, with protein sequence MNEVKTETQEEINDEDDTTHATVQWFESLELAKQAIKDHEIETLCKYNFLRSSTYDSQHRIRWDADCIPYVIQRSYKFECQHGKNRNKINNTKRQSAVFSERKKTYNCVKESIKKDCPASVTIREAFKFPNFQSAGSMQQMDAAVINRIKMLVAQGVKSIPLIKENLKKFVLEELFKDKPPPALTNRRFFPTDKNIRNHCYSAAVRLGKQSIPDDEFLLETVKPDIYNNNMVNIIIESTEVVDTNQTARLLELVDLIKDAIHGVTSVDTLVQAEVLLQQTLQLVQSSHENTESTLCNQTGSLNKKRKLPTDTESTNDQQLKRRRSETILRNRSDEDRLQQPLDIQTTSSESGNAIVPYVIGGSIEHTMEGTSLSKVLLDIKVSDPSQELLKIGPYTITYGQLLTLESELSITEYESALAHDHHLTIGWLSDAIINSYLWQLCSSYDHVIYADTNIAEVMKHGGSIGQLWQNGNLNDKALAFIPWNPRGLHWVLLVIDIKQHKLLYLDPNQSDDNNRNKDMYKAKSVIEKSLMNKFNFSLSSIATNSNKTSQNDNFNCGVYICMYALWLTKGMNLIQPNKPHLYRRQIFNTIIGHCSLSVENKDICKVCQFDVKDNISTALEWVQCFACKQWYHSRCVGLSDDQVLCNFNFVCPEICYC encoded by the exons AT gAATGAAGTTAAAACGGAGACACAAGAAGAAATTAATGACGAAGATGACACGACACATGCAACTGTTCAGTGGTTTGAATCTTTGGAACTCGCAAAACAGGCGATTAAAGATCATGAAATAGAAACTCTTTGCAAATATAACTTTCTTCGAAGTTCAACTTATG ATTCACAACACCGCATACGATGGGATGCAGATTGTATTCCATATGTAATACAACGTTCGTATAAATTTGAATGCCAACAtggaaaaaatagaaacaaaataaacaacacgAAACGCCAG AGTGCGGTCTTTTCTGAGAGAAAGAAAACttataattgtgtaaaagaatcaattaaaaaagatTGTCCAGCTTCTGTAACAATAAGAGAAGCTTTCAAGTTCCCTAATTTTCAG tctGCAGGTAGTATGCAGCAAATGGATGCAGCAGTCATCAATAGAATTAAAATGTTGGTTGCCCAAGGAGTAAAATCTATACCACTAATTAAagagaatttaaaaaagtttgtattaGAAGAACTCTTTAAGGATAAACCACCTCCTGCATTGACCAATAGAAGATTTTTCCCAACAGATAAAAACATTAGAAACCATTGTTATTCCGCCGCTGTGAGGCTTGGTAAACAGTCAATACCAGATGATGAGTTTTTGCTTGAAACAGTTAAACCCgatatttataacaataatatgGTCAATATTATTATTGAGTCAACAGAAGTTGTTGATACAAATCAAACTGCCCGCTTATTGGAGTTAGTTGACTTAATAAAAGATGCCATACATGGTGTTACTTCAGTGGATACTTTGGTTCAAGCAGAGGTTTTGTTGCAGCAAACATTACAACTTGTTCAAAGTTCCCATGAGAACACTGAAAGTACTTTATGCAACCAAACTGGTTCATTAAACAAGAAAAGAAAACTTCCAACTGACACTGAAAGTACTAATGATCAACAACTAAAACGTCGGAGGAGTGAAACTATTTTGAGAAATCGTTCAGATGAAGACAGATTACAGCAACCACTTGATATTCAAACAACATCCAGTGAATCTGGGAATGCAATTGTTCCTTATGTCATTGGTGGAAGTATTGAACATACCATGGAAGGTACATCTCTATCAAAAGTTTTGCTGGATATTAAAGTCAGTGATCCAAGCCAAGAATTATTAAAGATAGGACCTTATACAATTACATATGGACAATTGTTAACATTGGAATCAGAGTTGAGTATAACAGAATATGAATCTGCATTAGCGCATGATCATCACCTTACTATTGGATGGTTATCTGATGCCATTATCAACAGTTACTTATGGCAGTTATgttcaagttatgatcatGTGATATATGCTGATACAAATATTGCTGAGGTTATGAAACATGGTGGGTCCATTGGTCAGTTATGGCAAAATGGTAATTTGAATGACAAAGCTTTGGCTTTTATTCCATGGAACCCTAGAGGTTTACATTGGGTTTTACTTGTGATTGACATCAAACAAcacaaacttttatatttggaTCCAAATCAATCTGATGATAATAATAGAAACAAGGATATGTATAAAGCAAAGTCTGTTATTGAAAAATCATTAATGAACAAATTCAACTTCTCTTTGTCTTCAATTGCCACAAATTCGAACAAAACTTCTcaaaatgataattttaacTGCGGTGTGTACATATGCATGTATGCCCTATGGTTAACAAAGGGAATGAATCTAATACAACCTAATAAACCACATTTATATCGAAGACAAATATTCAACACTATAATCGGACATTGTTCACTTAGTGTTGAAAACAAAGACATTTGTAAAGTTTGTCAATTTGATGTTAAAGATAACATCAGCACTGCTTTAGAATGGGTTCAATGTTTTGCATGTAAACAATGGTATCATAGTCGTTGTGTTGGTCTGAGTGATGATCAAGTACTTTgtaatttcaattttgtttgcCCTGAAATATGTTACTGTTGA
- the LOC100185158 gene encoding uncharacterized protein LOC100185158 isoform X1 codes for MNEVKTETQEEINDEDDTTHATVQWFESLELAKQAIKDHEIETLCKYNFLRSSTYDSQHRIRWDADCIPYVIQRSYKFECQHGKNRNKINNTKRQSAVFSERKKTYNCVKESIKKDCPASVTIREAFKFPNFQVFNPTLRKKRVKSKCLRRAMQLNQPLDKVNGCYVKFPTNSEHQGHALGESAGSMQQMDAAVINRIKMLVAQGVKSIPLIKENLKKFVLEELFKDKPPPALTNRRFFPTDKNIRNHCYSAAVRLGKQSIPDDEFLLETVKPDIYNNNMVNIIIESTEVVDTNQTARLLELVDLIKDAIHGVTSVDTLVQAEVLLQQTLQLVQSSHENTESTLCNQTGSLNKKRKLPTDTESTNDQQLKRRRSETILRNRSDEDRLQQPLDIQTTSSESGNAIVPYVIGGSIEHTMEGTSLSKVLLDIKVSDPSQELLKIGPYTITYGQLLTLESELSITEYESALAHDHHLTIGWLSDAIINSYLWQLCSSYDHVIYADTNIAEVMKHGGSIGQLWQNGNLNDKALAFIPWNPRGLHWVLLVIDIKQHKLLYLDPNQSDDNNRNKDMYKAKSVIEKSLMNKFNFSLSSIATNSNKTSQNDNFNCGVYICMYALWLTKGMNLIQPNKPHLYRRQIFNTIIGHCSLSVENKDICKVCQFDVKDNISTALEWVQCFACKQWYHSRCVGLSDDQVLCNFNFVCPEICYC; via the exons AT gAATGAAGTTAAAACGGAGACACAAGAAGAAATTAATGACGAAGATGACACGACACATGCAACTGTTCAGTGGTTTGAATCTTTGGAACTCGCAAAACAGGCGATTAAAGATCATGAAATAGAAACTCTTTGCAAATATAACTTTCTTCGAAGTTCAACTTATG ATTCACAACACCGCATACGATGGGATGCAGATTGTATTCCATATGTAATACAACGTTCGTATAAATTTGAATGCCAACAtggaaaaaatagaaacaaaataaacaacacgAAACGCCAG AGTGCGGTCTTTTCTGAGAGAAAGAAAACttataattgtgtaaaagaatcaattaaaaaagatTGTCCAGCTTCTGTAACAATAAGAGAAGCTTTCAAGTTCCCTAATTTTCAG gtGTTTAATCCAACTTTACGTAAGAAACGAGTAAAGTCCAAGTGTTTACGTCGAGCTATGCAACTTAATCAACCATTAGATAAAGTTAATGGATGTTATGTTAAGTTCCCAACTAACAGTGAACACCAAGGACATGCATTGGGTGAA tctGCAGGTAGTATGCAGCAAATGGATGCAGCAGTCATCAATAGAATTAAAATGTTGGTTGCCCAAGGAGTAAAATCTATACCACTAATTAAagagaatttaaaaaagtttgtattaGAAGAACTCTTTAAGGATAAACCACCTCCTGCATTGACCAATAGAAGATTTTTCCCAACAGATAAAAACATTAGAAACCATTGTTATTCCGCCGCTGTGAGGCTTGGTAAACAGTCAATACCAGATGATGAGTTTTTGCTTGAAACAGTTAAACCCgatatttataacaataatatgGTCAATATTATTATTGAGTCAACAGAAGTTGTTGATACAAATCAAACTGCCCGCTTATTGGAGTTAGTTGACTTAATAAAAGATGCCATACATGGTGTTACTTCAGTGGATACTTTGGTTCAAGCAGAGGTTTTGTTGCAGCAAACATTACAACTTGTTCAAAGTTCCCATGAGAACACTGAAAGTACTTTATGCAACCAAACTGGTTCATTAAACAAGAAAAGAAAACTTCCAACTGACACTGAAAGTACTAATGATCAACAACTAAAACGTCGGAGGAGTGAAACTATTTTGAGAAATCGTTCAGATGAAGACAGATTACAGCAACCACTTGATATTCAAACAACATCCAGTGAATCTGGGAATGCAATTGTTCCTTATGTCATTGGTGGAAGTATTGAACATACCATGGAAGGTACATCTCTATCAAAAGTTTTGCTGGATATTAAAGTCAGTGATCCAAGCCAAGAATTATTAAAGATAGGACCTTATACAATTACATATGGACAATTGTTAACATTGGAATCAGAGTTGAGTATAACAGAATATGAATCTGCATTAGCGCATGATCATCACCTTACTATTGGATGGTTATCTGATGCCATTATCAACAGTTACTTATGGCAGTTATgttcaagttatgatcatGTGATATATGCTGATACAAATATTGCTGAGGTTATGAAACATGGTGGGTCCATTGGTCAGTTATGGCAAAATGGTAATTTGAATGACAAAGCTTTGGCTTTTATTCCATGGAACCCTAGAGGTTTACATTGGGTTTTACTTGTGATTGACATCAAACAAcacaaacttttatatttggaTCCAAATCAATCTGATGATAATAATAGAAACAAGGATATGTATAAAGCAAAGTCTGTTATTGAAAAATCATTAATGAACAAATTCAACTTCTCTTTGTCTTCAATTGCCACAAATTCGAACAAAACTTCTcaaaatgataattttaacTGCGGTGTGTACATATGCATGTATGCCCTATGGTTAACAAAGGGAATGAATCTAATACAACCTAATAAACCACATTTATATCGAAGACAAATATTCAACACTATAATCGGACATTGTTCACTTAGTGTTGAAAACAAAGACATTTGTAAAGTTTGTCAATTTGATGTTAAAGATAACATCAGCACTGCTTTAGAATGGGTTCAATGTTTTGCATGTAAACAATGGTATCATAGTCGTTGTGTTGGTCTGAGTGATGATCAAGTACTTTgtaatttcaattttgtttgcCCTGAAATATGTTACTGTTGA
- the LOC100182792 gene encoding cytosolic sulfotransferase 3, with amino-acid sequence MEASANKQMLEKSFGGSFKDLLQYVSDPPDVKPLVEYFVDGIMKPKETEWKGHKMYGQGFNADTIKWVYENWTPWKDDVIVASFPKTGTTWARHIVRHLYYRNDENVMAMTKTMTMPTIYLETGIPSKFELLEKLPWKKRVMATHVPTQLLDLEKIKSAGAKIIYTIRNPKDQLVSWYHMTNSFPPNPHDIKRQIEMYPKDWNSFFESSISGKQLLGNKEGEWYMENLLSWYPHRNDENVLFVYFEDLIQDSEKEIKRIADFLGVSVTPEDVSCIANATSFVSMKQQSSSGEQMINFYRKGKVGDWKNHFTVAQSERMDALVKEKLSGTDIQFTYEL; translated from the exons ATGGAAGCAAGTGCGAATAAACAGATGCTGGAGAAATCGTTTGGAGGATCATTCAAAGACCTTTTGCAATATGTTTCTGATCCCCCTGATGTAAAACCATTGGTCGAATACTTTGTTGACGGGATAATGAAACCAAAAGAAACCGAATGGAAAGGTCACAAAATGTATGGACAAGGTTTTAACGCAGATACAATTAAGTGGGTGTACGAAAACTGGACGCCGTGGaaagatgacgtcattgttgcGTCGTTTCCTAAAACAG GTACAACATGGGCGAGGCATATTGTTCGCCATCTTTACTACAGAAACGACGAGAATGTAATGGCGATGACCAAAACAATGACGATGCCGACTATTTATCTTGAAACGGGCATCC CTTCGAAGTTTGAACTATTGGAAAAACTGCCGTGGAAGAAACGAGTAATGGCTACTCATGTTCCAACGCAACTCCTTGACCTAGAAAAGATTAAATCTGCTGGAGCCAAA ATAATATATACGATACGAAACCCAAAAGACCAATTGGTATCATGGTATCACATGACGAACAGCTTTCCTCCTAACCCACACGACATCAAGCGACAGATAGAAATGTACCCGAAAGATTGGAATAGTTTCTTTGAGTCAAGTATCTCGG GCAAACAACTCCTGGGCAACAAGGAAGGCGAATGGTACATGGAGAACTTGTTGTCATGGTACCCTCACAGAAATGACgagaatgttttgtttgtttatttcgaAGACCTTATACAG GATTCagaaaaagaaatcaaaagaATAGCTGACTTTCTTGGAGTTTCAGTTACTCCTGAAGATGTTTCGTGTATTGCTAATGCAACCTCTTTCGTTTCAATGAAACAACAAAGTAGCAGTGGGGAACAAATGATCAACTTTTATCGCAAAG GTAAAGTGGGAGATTGGAAAAATCACTTCACTGTCGCACAGTCAGAGAGAATGGACGCATTGGTTAAAGAGAAGTTATCTGGAACTGATATTCAGTTCACCTATGAACTGTAA
- the LOC101243210 gene encoding uncharacterized protein LOC101243210 isoform X2, which yields MAKANTEVIIEIFQENTKFPAAACYARNAKTAEIQNTTTESAIALKDSPPLKKVKSKQQTTVVNKLNGRVTKSIKDRASIGLRDAISLQMPIVHETVYLIKHPVFHAAHYKQPCVLGEIPIKLQVRVLRWKR from the exons ATGGCGAAAGCAAATACAGAAGtcattattgaaatatttcaagaaaatacaaagtttCCAGCAGCAGCCTGTTATGCGAGGAATGCAAAGACTGcagaaatacaaaatactaCTACTGAAAG tGCAATTGCTTTAAAGGATTCTCCACCATTAAAGAAGGTCAAATCAAAGCAACAAACAACTGTAGTTAACAAG TTGAATGGCAGAGTGACGAAAAGTATCAAAGACAGAGCAAGTATTGGTTTACGGGATGCTATTTCCCTGCAAATGCCAATTGTTCATGAGACTGTTTACTTAATAAAACATCCAGTTTTTCATGCTGCACATTATAAGCAG CCATGTGTTTTAGGTGAAATCCCAATCAAACTTCAAGTAAGAGTTCTGAGATGGAAAAGGTGA
- the LOC113474029 gene encoding bile salt sulfotransferase-like, giving the protein MEWVEESYRRSFKEISDFGKDVPDIQPLIDYFVESLTQPKLTEWKGYKVYGFGFNADTIKWVYDNWTPWQDDVIVASFPKTALKFEFLDKLPWDRKVLSTHVPAALFNFEKIRNAGAKVIYTIRNPKDQLVSWHKMMVNFPINREGTNLKDHYPLEWGKFFDVAISGKQQMTNKEGEYYMEHLLSWYPHRNDENVLFVVFEDLKKDPLKEIRRIAKFLDVKISEDDLLNVTESSSFASMKKEYHWTEKVKFFRKGEVGDWKNHFTVAQSEKVDALVKQKLAGTDIKFTYEL; this is encoded by the exons ATGGAATGGGTAGAAGAATCGTATCGTCGGTCGTTTAAGGAGATATCTGACTTCGGAAAAGACGTTCCTGATATACAACCGTTGATTGATTACTTTGTTGAAAGTCTTACACAACCAAAACTAACAGAATGGAAAGGGTACAAAGTGTACGGGTTTGGTTTTAACGCTGATACCATAAAGTGGGTGTACGATAATTGGACGCCATGGcaagatgacgtcattgttgcGTCATTTCCAAAAACAG CTTTAAAATTCGAATTTCTTGACAAACTGCCTTGGGATAGAAAAGTACTTTCCACCCATGTTCCCGCAGCTTTGTTTAACTTCGAAAAGATAAGAAACGCTGGGGCAAAG GTTATCTACACAATACGCAATCCAAAAGACCAGCTTGTGTCCTGGCACAAAATGATGGTGAATTTTCCCATAAATAGAGAGGGGACAAATTTGAAAGACCACTATCCGCTGGAATGGGGGAAGTTTTTCGATGTTGCTATCAGTG GTAAACAACAGATGACGAACAAAGAAGGTGAATATTACATGGAGCATTTGTTATCATGGTACCCACATAGAAACGACGAAAATGTTCTATTTGTGGTTTTTGAAGATTTGAAAAAG GACCCGTTAAAAGAAATCCGACGAATAGCTAAGTTTCTTGACGTTAAAATATCGGAGGACGATCTTTTAAATGTCACGGAGTCTTCATCGTTTGCTTCAATGAAGAAAGAATATCATTGGACAGAGAAAGTGAAGTTTTTTCGCAAAG GCGAAGTGGGAGACTGGAAAAACCACTTCACTGTCGCACAGTCGGAAAAAGTTGACGCTTTGGTCAAGCAAAAGCTCGCTGGGACTGATATTAAATTCACTTATGAATTGTAA